The following DNA comes from Mucisphaera calidilacus.
TCCACACGGAAGGAGTCCGCCATCCCGCCGTGGAAACCCGCCAGACCGCACCCCGCCTTGATCACCTCACGCAGGCCCTGACTCTGCTCCGCGCTGATCTCCGACATCGTCCAGATCGGCACCACCAGGTCATACCCCGCCATCCGCTCAGCGTCCGCGTACACCGACAGGTCGTGCACCACGTCCGGCTCCATCCCCTCGCCACGCGCCAGCTCCGCCACCGTCTGGGCACACTGATCCGGCTCGTGACCGTCCCAGCCGCCCCAGTTGATCAACACACGCTTGCTCATCACATCACTCCTTTGAAAACAACTCAGACCAGCTCGAGCTCACCCGTCACCAGTCCCTCCGCCATCGCCGCCGGACGCTCCACGCGACTCATAATCTTCACCGCCGATGACTGACCGCCCGCCTGGTGCATCCCACGCAACACCTCCAGCACGTGCGCCGCCAACGCGCCCGACGCACGATGCGGACGACCCTTGAGGATCCCGTCCGCCATGTCCGCCAGACCCAGGCTCCGGTAGTTCTCGGTGTAGTTGTGCTTCACCTCAACCGCCTCGAATTCCTTCGAGTCCCGCGTCGCCAGCATCACCTGACCGCCAAAGTTGTTCGGGTCCGGGACGCTCAGCGAGCCCTCCGTCCCGTGCACCTCGACGAACTTGTGCTTCGACTGAGCCGTGTCAAAACTCATGATGAACGTCACGATCGCACCGCTCTCAAACAACAGGTTCCCCGCCAGGTGCGTCTCCACCTCCACCTTCAGCTTCCGGCCCTTGTGCAGCTCGCTCGTGCACGTCCGCTCCCCCGATCGACGGGTCATCGACGCCACCTCCGCCACCGGGCCCAGCATGTTCACCAGCGCCGTCACGTAGTAAGGCCCCATGTCCATCGCAGGACCGCCACCCTCCAGGTAATAGAAATCCGGGTTCGGGTGCCAGCTCTCCACACCCCACGTCTGCATCAACGCCAAACCCGCAATAGGCGTCCCGATCGCTCCCTCATCAATCAGCTTCCGACACGCCTGATGACCGCCCCCCAGAAACGTGTCCGGCGCACACCCCAGACGCAGCCCCTTCTCCGACGCCAACGCCAGCGCACGCTCCGCCTCCGCCACCGACAACGCAAACGGCTTCTCGCAGTAAGCGTGCTTGCCCGCCTCCAACGCCCTCATGTTCACCGGCGCGTGCGCCTGAGGGACCGTCAGGTTCAGCACGATGTCAATGTCCTCACGCCCCAGCAGATCATCCACCCCGCACGACTCCAGCCCGTACTCCTGAGCCTTCGCCTCCGCCGCTTCCATGTTCAGGTCCGAGCACGCCACGATCCGCATCGACGAATAATCAGACGCATGATTCAGGTACGCACCCGAAATGTTCCCGCACCCGATCAGCCCGACACGCAGTGGTTGAAGATCCGACATGACATCCCTCTGACTTCACAACACACCCGGCCGCCTACGATCCGCAACACACACACCGCAGCGACCGGTCAGCGGAGTACGATAGCGTTTTGCAACCGGCTCCGTGAACACAGGAACACCCCCGTGAACCCACCCGCCCTTCGCACCCTCCTCCCGGCACTCCTCGCCGCCATCCTCCTCCCTCTCGCCGGCTGCACCGTCACCGCCGTCTCCGCCGCCTCCGTCGCCTCCATCGCCGCCGCCACCGCCACCACCGCCGAAAAAGGCTTCGGGGCCTGGGCCGGCAGCAAATTCACCTACGTCGACGAGGCCGACCTCACCGACATGCGCTGGGCCACCGAGTCGGCCATCGACCGGCTCCAACTCAACATCAGCAAGCAGTCCTTCGACGAGAAAAAAGCCACCTACCGCTGGAAGGTCCGCGACGCCGACAACGACCACCTCGCGAAAATCAAACTCAAACCCCTCACGCCACGCATGATGGTCGTCACCATCGACGTCGGGCTCTTCGGCAACAAACCCGCCGGTACCCTCCTCGCCAGCCGCATCCGCGACAAACTCAACCAGATCAAGCACGCCGAGGGCGAGGAAATCACCAACGCACCCCCCTCCCTCCAGAATTGAACGCACCCCTGTTACCCTGTACCCCATGAAAACCCTCACCCACACGCTCCTCCTGACCCTCACCCTCCTCGCCACACTCACCGCCTGCGGACCCGCCGACGAGCCCCAGGCCGACGCCGACGGCAAAAAACAGCTCATCTTCATCTCCAACCAGGAACACAACGCCCGCGACCCACAACGCATCACCTGGACGCAGGACATCCGACTCGCCGACTGCCTCTTCGAACCCCTCGTCCTCGCCGACTACACCGCCATGAAACTCGAGCCCGGCACCGCCGAGGCATGGACCGTCAGCGAAGACCTCCGCACCTACACCTTCACCATCCGAAGCGACGCTCGCTGGAACAACGGCGAACCCGTCACCGCACACGACGTCGCCTACGCCTGGCAACGCGCCATGCTCCCCGACACCACCGCCGGATACGCACAACTCCTCTTCGTCATCAAAGGCGCCCACGACTTCTACGACTTCCGCGCCGCACAGGCCGTCGCCTACGCCAAAGCCGACCCCAGCCAGCGATCCGCCGAAGACGACTACCGCAAAGCACTCGAGTACTTCAACCAGAACGTAGGCATCAAGACGCCCGACGAACGAACCCTCGTCGTTACCCTCACCCAGCCCACCCCCTACTTCCTCGACCTCGCCGCCTTCGCCACCTTCATGCCCGTCCACAAGAAAAGCATCGAGGCCGAAACCACCTTCGTCGCCTCCACCGGACAACTCAGCATGGACCAACGCTACTGGTCCGACCCCGACCGACTCGTCACCAACGGACCCTACCAGCTCAAGCAAGCACGCTTCCGCCAGAGCAACGAACTCACGCCCAACCCCCACTACTGGAACCGCGACGCCATCAAAAACTCAGGCGTCAAGGAAATCATCATCAACGACCCCGGCACCGCCCTCTACAGCTACCAGGGCGGCAAGGCACACTACTGGCCACGCGTACCCAGCGGAACCACCGCCGCCGAACTCGCCGCCAACGCCGATAACCGCAACGACGTCCACCTCCAGACCATGGCCGGCACCTTCTTCATCAACGCCAACTGCGAACCCCACCTCTCCGACGGCAGCGACAACCCCCTCGCCGACCAACGCGTCCGCGTCGCCCTCTCCATGGCCATCGACCGCGAACTCATCGTTAACAACGTCACACGCATGCACGAACCCGTCGCCAAAACCTTCATCCCGCCCAACGCCGTCGCCGGATACGAACCCCCCGCCCACGCCGCCCCGGGCTACGACCCCGCCGCCGCAAAAAACCTCCTCGCGGAAGCCGGCTACAACGACCCCGCCACCCTCACCGGACTCACACTCCTCTACCGATCCACCGACCCAGGCGAAAGCCTCATCGCCCAGACCCTCAGCAACATGTGGCAACGAAAACTCGGCGTCACAGTCAAGCTCGAAGGACTCGAGAACCGCGTCGTCGTCGAACGCGTCATCAACCGCGAGTACACCCTCGCACGAGGCTCCTGGTACGGCGACTACCCCGACCCCACCACCTGGCTCGACCGACTCCGCAAGCCCGTCGGCAAACGCGCCAACAACGCCAGCGGATGGGACCACCCCCCCTTCGACACCCTCCTCAACCAGGCCGCCACCGAACGCGACACCACCCAGAGACTCGCTATGCTCCGCGACGCCGAGGCCATGATGCTCGAACACCAGCCCATGTTCTTCCTCTACCACTACATCAGCCTCAACCTCTACGACCCCGCCAGAATCTCAGGCATCCAGAACAACCCCTGGTTCCGCGTCCGTTTCCAGGACGTCGTCGTCCACTGACGCCCTCAGGCAACATCGGCGCTTTCGACAATCAATCCGGCCCAAGCCCTTTTCAGGTGTAGACTTCTCAGTCCACATCCTCGTGAAGGGCCAGCCGCATGCACGCGTACACCACGACCTCACTCCTCGTCGCCACCCTCACCGCCTCCTCCTCACTCGCCATCAGCATCCGCGACGACCGATCCGAGATCAGCCACATCCAGCTCGCCGAACAAGCCGACTACGACGCCGTCGGCGAGATCTTCGCCACCGTCGCCGGCCTCGGCACCAGCGCCTGCTCCGCAACCCTCATCACCGACCAGTGGGCACTCACCGCCGCACACTGCATCGACGGCAACGACCTCCGCGGCAACGGCGTCAGCCACCTGCGCTTCCTCGTCGAAGGACAGCTCCGCTACGTCAAGCAGTGGATCCCGCACCCCCAGTGGGCCGACACCGACGGCAGCTTCACCGCCGGCTACGACATCGGACTTATCCAGCTCTCCACACCCATCACCTCCGTCGAGCCCGCACCCCTCTTCGAACAACGCGTCACCCCCGGACAGGAATCCGTCGCCGTCGGCTACGGCATCCCGGGCACCGGCAGCACGGGCACCGACCAGAGCGCCGACTTCGGCACGAAACGCGCCGCCGTCAACAGCATCGACGCCATGGGCGCCGAGAACTTCCCCTTCCCCCTCGGCTTCACCCTCATCGAGGACTGGTCCTCCAACATCATCGCCACCGACTTCGACGAGCCCGGCAACCCCGACGCCTCCTCCATCGGCAGCCCCTTCCCCCTCAACCTCGAAGGCGCGATCACCTCAGGCGACTCGGGCGGAGCCCTCTTCGTCACCAGCAACAACCAGCAGCAACTCGCCGCCGTCAACTCCTTCTCCGCCAGCTTCGACGACGACCCCGACGGCTCCTACTCAGACCTCTCCGGCTTCTCACGCGTCTGGCCACACCTCGACTGGATCGGCTACACCATCCTCACCGAGTCCGAAGCCCCGGGCGACTACACCTCCGACGGACGCATCGACGACGCCGACATCGACTTCCTCTTCGCCGAATTCAACAACCCCTACATCACGCCCGCCAACCAGTTCACCATCCCCAACATCGAACTCGTCCTCGGCACCATCGCCGACCCACGCTACGACCTCACCGGCGACAACAAGACCAACCACGCCGACCTCCACTTCCTCGTCAACGACCTCATCGGGACAACCTTCGGCGACCTCGACCTCGACGGCACCGTCAACCTCGTCGACCTCTCCACACTCGCCGAAAACTTCGGTGCGACCGACGCCTCATGGTCCCAAGGCGACGCCGACGGCAACGGCACCGTCGACCTCATTGACCTCTCCATGCTCGCACCCAACTTCGACACCTCACCCGTCCCCGAGCCCGCCACCCTGCTCCCGCTGCTCGCGATCCTCGCCACCCGCCGACGCGCATGAAAAAACCCACGCACAAGGCGTGGGTTTCATGAAAAACAGACTCAGCCAGCATCACGCAAGGCTACGCTCCGTCGGACCCGTGTAGATCTGACGCGGACGGTAGATCTTGCTCTTGCGATCACGCACTTCCTTCCAGTGCGCGATCCAGCCGGGCATACGACCGATCGCGAACATCACCGTGAACATGTTCACCGGGATGCCGATCGCGCGAAGAATAATGCCCGAGTAGAAGTCCACGTTCGGGTACAGGTTCCGCGACACGAAGTAGTCGTCATTCAACGCCACGTCCTCAAGACGTCGCGCCAACTCAAGCAGCGGATCATTCACGCCCAGCTTCGCCAGAACACGGTCCGCAGCGGCACTCAGGATCTTCGCACGCGGGTCAAAACTCTTGTACACCGGGTGTCCGAAACCAAACAGACGATACTCCTTCTGCTTCACACCCTCGATGAACTTGCCCAGATCCATCTTCGTGCTGTGCAGCTCCTGCAGCTGATTCATGATCGCCACGTTCGCGCCGCCGTGCAGCGGACCCCACAGCGCACAGACGCCCGCCGCACAACTCGCAAACAGGTTCGCCTGCGAAGAGCCCACCAGACGCACCGTCGACGTCGAACAGTTCTGCTCGTGGTCCGCGTGCAGGATGAAGAACAGGTTCAACGCATCAACAATGTCCTGATCCGGCTCATACACCTTCTTCGGGATCGAGAACATCATATGCAGGAAGTTCGCACAGTACGAGAGATTCGGATCGGGATACATGATCGGATGGCCGATCGACATCTTGTACGCCGCCGCCGCCACCGTCCGAACCTTCGAGATCAGCTGAGCCGCCGACACGTCGAACGTGTCCTCGTCCTCCAACTCCATCACGTCCGGCTGATAGCACGACACCGTGTTGATCATCGCCGAGAGAATCGCCATCGGGTGACCCGTCGACGGGAAGCCGTCGAAGAACTGACGCACACCCTCGTGCAGCATCTCGTTCGCCGTCAGCAAATCAGAGAACCGCTTGAGACGATCAGGCGACGGCACCTCGCCCTCGAACAGCAGCAACGCCGTCTCGATGAAACTCAGCTTCTCCGCGATCTGCTCGATCGGGTAACCCCGGTGACGAAGGATCCCCTTCTCGGGGTTGATGAACGTGATGTTCGACTCGCACGCACCCGTGTTCCGGTACCCCTCGTCGAGTGTGATCGCCTTGGTCGCACCACGAAGACCCGTGATGTCAAGACCAACCTCGCCCTCCGACCCCACAACCAGGGGCGCTTCGTAAGACTGTTCGCCGATCGTAATCTGAGCCGTCTTGGATGCTGTCTGAGTCATCGTTGAGACCTTTTCATTCGTTTTGTCTTCCCTGTTTCTGCTACGTCGCTGCAGTTTAGGCAGCTTAACCACGCCTTGCCACTAACCCTTACTTATACAAGACTTGACCATCCGCAAATGTTCGATTCCCGCCTCAGAAAACACCTCACCCCGACGCTCCCACCCAAATCGCCCGTACCAATTTTCGAGATGCGCCTGCGCATGCAACTCCGCAACACGATCACCCACCAGCGCATCCACACATCCGAGCAGCGCACCACCCACACCACGACCCCGACAATCCGCCGCCACGCACAGCCGACCCACACGCACCACACCCGCTCCCGTCAACCCCAGAACCCGCCCCGTACCCACCAGACGATCTCCCTCGTACGCCAGCACAAACACCGCACCCGGATCCTTCGCATCGATCTCCGGCTCCCCCGTAATCCCCTGCTCACACACAAACACATCGACACGCAACCGGTACGCGTCGTGAAGCTCCCGCACGCTCAGATCATCAAACGCCTTGTGCACCAGCCGGAGCGCCACAACGACCTCCGAACCACACGCCCGCGGCTCAGCCCTTCGGCTGCCAGCCGCTCTTGAACGTCTCGATCGCCTGGCTCAACTCCTCGCCCAGACCCTTCTTGAACGTCCTCTCCTCCACCAGACGATCACGCAGCGACTTGCCCGCACCGCGGAAATAATCCACCAGGTCCTTCGCAAAGTCCTGCACCTGCGCGTCCGTCAGCGAATCCAGATACCCCTTCGTGCCCGCAAAGATCTGGATGATCTGGTCGTAAGCATCCATCGGCACGTATTGCGGCTGCTTCAGCAGCTCCACCATCCGGGCACCACGATCCAGCTGACGCTGCGTCGCCTTGTCCAGGTCCGTGCCCAGCTGAGCAAACGCCTCCAGCTCGCGGTAAGCAGCCAGGTCCAGACGAAGCGAACCCGCCACCTCCTTCATCGCCTTGATCTGAGCGTTACCACCCACACGCGACACCGAAATACCCACGTTCACCGCAGGACGAACGCCCGCAAAGAACAAATCCGGCTCCAGATAGATCTGGCCGTCCGTGATCGAGATCACGTTCGTCGGGATGTACGCCGAAACGTCACCCTCCTGCGTCTCGATGATCGGCAACGCCGTCAGCGAACCGCCGCCATTCTCATCACTCAGCTTGGTCGCACGCTCCAGCAGACGCGAGTGCAGGTAGAAGACGTCACCGGGATACGCCTCACGCCCCGGCGGACGACGCAGCAGAAGCGACAACTGGCGATAAGCCGTCGCCTGCTTCGAAAGGTCGTCATACACGCACAAAGCGTGATCACCCTTCCACATGAAATACTCGCCCATCGCGCAGCCCGCGTACGGAGCGATGTACTGCATCGGGGCCGGGTCCGACGCCGACGCCGCCACCACCACCGAGTAATCCAACGCGCCGTGCTGACGCAGCGTCTCCACCACGCCTGCCACCGTCGACTCCTTCTGACCCACCGCCACGTACACGCAGTAAACCGGGCCGTCCGCCGAGTTCTCGCCGTGCGTCTCCTTCTGGTTCAGGATCGCGTCCAGCGCCAACGCCGTCTTGCCCGTCTTGCGGTCACCGATAATCAGCTCTCGCTGACCACGCCCCACCGGGATCATCGCGTCCACCGACTTCACGCCGAACTGAAGCGGCTGAGTCACCGGCTGACGCGCCGCGATGCCCGGCGCAATGATGTCCACCTTCCGCATCTCGACGTTCTGAAGCGGGCCCTTGCCGTCGATCGGCTCGCCCAGACCGTTCACCACACGACCCAGCAGCCCCGGGCCCACAGGCACCGACAGCAGCTGACCCGTCGAACGAACCGTCATCCCCTCCTTGATCTTCAGGTAGTCACCGAAGATGACCGCACCCACGATGTCCTGCTCGAGGTTCATCGCCTGACCGCGGACCTTCGTCCCGTCGCCGAGCTCGAACTCCAGCATCTCCGCCGCCTGAACCTGCGACAGGCCGTAGATGCGGGCAATACCGTCACCCACCTCGATGACCTGCCCGACCTGCGAAACCTCGAGCTCGCTCGCGTAACGCTCGACTTCCTGCTTGATAACGCTCGTGATCTCGTCGGTGTTGATCTTCATCTCAAAGTCTTTCCCGGCCGTCATCCGGCCTCTGCAACAGCTTCGCGGGCCCGCGCCCGACCTGCATCCATCATCTGGTAGTTCATGCGACGCAGACGACTCGCCACGCTCGCATCAATCTGACGATCCCCGATCCGCGTCACCATCCCGCCCAGCAGCGAAGGATCCACCTCCACCGCCAGCGAAACACCACACCCCAGCGACTCCGACAGCTTCCGCTCAAGATCCGAACGCATCGCGTCGTCCGGCTCAAACGCAAGCGTCACCGTCACCTGCTCAATGCCGCGACGCTCGCGATGAATCGTCAACGCCGCCACAAACATCTCACGCAGATCCGCCAGCCGACCCTTCCGGTTCACCACCTGCACAAAACGGTAAATCAGGTCGTGCACCCGGCCACGGAACACACGCTCCAGGATCTGCTCACGCTCGCGCATCCCCAGCAACTGGCTGTCCAGCACCCGGCGAAAACCCGACACGTCCGCGTCGATCAGCTCGAGCAGGGGCCGAAGCTCAAGCACCACCTCGTCCAACGCACCCTGATGATCCGCCAAGTCCAGCAGCGCCCGCGCATAAACCCGGGCACCGGCATGGACGACCGTATCTTCTACAGGCTGAGGCACGTCGCGTTACTCCACAAAACTCTAAGCCCGAATATCAGTTCCGCTCCGCCTGCTGCTTGAGCTGGCCAAGCGACTCATCAATCAGCTGACGCTGATCCTCCACCGAGATCTCACGCTGAAGAATCCGACCCGCCACCTGCGTCGCCAGGACCGCCGTCTGCTCATACAACTCAGCCACGGCCTGCTCCTTCGCGACCCGGATGTCCGACTCGGCCCGCTCCTTGGTCCGCGCAATCTCCGCGTCCGCCGCAGCCTTCACCGACGCCGCCGCTCGCTGAGCCTCGCCACGCGCCTCATCAATCAGCTTCTGAGCCTCCTGATGGGCCTCACGCAGACGAACCTCGAGCTCCTCGGCCTTCGCCGTCGCCTCACGCGCCGCATCCTCCGCCTGCTTCAGATCACCACGCATCTTCTCCTCGCGGGCCTGAAGACCGCCCAGAACGTGCGGCCAGACAAAGAAGTAAAGCACCGCGAACAGCACACCAAAAAGGATCAGCTGCCACACGTACGTCATCGGATCGAAATCCGTGACGCCAGGCGAACCGTGACCGTCGCCATGCTCGCCAGCCTTCTCCGCCGCGAACAGACTCGCCGACATCAACAAAGGCATCGTCGCTACAACCAGCGTTCGGAACATCCCGAACCTCCGTCGTGAAAGAGCGATCTCGGGACCCAAACTCAGTTGCCCAGAACCACGAAGGCCAGCAGACCCATCGAAATCACGCCAAGACCCTCAACCAGAGCCGCAGCGATAATCATGTTCGTACCGATCGTGCCGCTCGCCTCGGGCTGACGCGCAATGCCCTCAACCGCCGAACCGCCGATCCGGCCAATGCCCAGACCGGCACCCAGCACCGTCAGGCCGAAGCCCAGACCAATACCCATACCCGTCAGGCTGCCGCCTTCCTGTGCCAGCATATAGATCGATTCCAACATCTTCGTTGCTCCAAGTCTCTGAAAAACACCAGATTAGAAGTTGTCCGGGATCTTCCGGGTCCCGGGGGGACGCATAGCATAGCGACGCTTCACACTCAATGCGCTGCCGTGGCACCCTCGTGACCATGGTCATCGTGATGCACCGCACCGGCCGCGATAAACAGCGTCGTCAAAAACGTGAAAATAAACGCCTGCAGGAACGCCACAAACAACTCCAGCAGGTTCAACAACGTCAGCGAAACCACCACCAGACCACCCACCGCCCAGCCCGTGATCAACGCCAGCACCGCCGCCACCACCAGGTGACCCGCCATCATCGTCCCGAACAAACGAACCGCCAGCACCGTGCACTTGATCAACAAACCCATCACCTCGAGCACCACCAGAAACAACGCCAAAGGAGCCATCGCCACAGGCGTAAATGGCACCGGCGCGAAGTGCGCGAAATACTTCAACCCCTGCTCGTGAACACCAATCCCGACAATCGCGCACAGCGAAATCGTCGCCATCGCACCCGTGATCGCCAGATTACTCGTCGCCGTGCCACCCCAGTGCGCCCAGGAATCGTCCTGGAACACCAAAGCGAACAACGCACCGAACGGAATCATCCCCAGAACGTTCGCGAACAGGATGAAAAAGAAGACCGACCAGATGTAATAGATGTACTTGTCCGTCAACGATCCAAGATTCGGACGAACCACGTTCTCTCGGATGAACTCCGCCAGAACCTCGAACAGCTGCGCCAGACGACCCTTCGTCACGTAGCTCTCCGCATCCGTGCCCCGAGGCGTCGAACGACCCCCCACGTGACTGAACACCAAGAACACCAGCACCGCCGCCACCAGACCCATCAGGTGGTGGTTCGTGATCGAAACCCCAAACGCCTCAAACAGGTGATGCGGGACCACGTGACTCGTCGGATCCTTCGCACCCAGCATCAAAAAAACGTTCGACATCACGAGAAGCATCTCCTGATCAACCACATCGTCATTCAGGACACATCGCCTGCACGACGCAACAAAGCCGTCACAACATAGGCCTCGCCGACAAGGCACAAAACGTAACCGATCATCGCCCACCACGCGACATCACGACCCGACAACCCTCCCAACGCCACCACCGCCCACGCCAGCCCCGCCGTCGCCACCAGACGAACCAGCATCCCCAGCATCCACCCGCGGACCATGCCCAACGCGGCACCATCCGCCGAACCACGCATCAACCACACAGGCAGCAAACCCAGCACACCCCCCAGCAACGCAGCGCCCAGACCCGCCAGCAACTCAACCATCACCGCCTCCACCCTCCCCATGCCTGCGATCACGCTCCGCTTCCTGATTCAACGCAATCGCCTTCTTCACCAGCAGATACAACCCGCCCATCACCCCCACCACCAGACCCGTCATCGACCACAAAGGACGCGTCCCCCAATGCCCATCCAACCAGAAACCCACACCCGCCAGCACCACCGCCGCCAGACCAAACTCCAGCCCCGAACCCGCCAATGCCCACAAACGACGACGATCTTCCTCGGCCATCGCCCTCTGCATCCTCTCGCAATGCGAAACCCTAGTTCAACGCCGCCGCACCGCTGATGATCTCGTTCAGCTCCGTCGTGATCTGCGTCTGACGCGCACGGTTGTAAAGCCGCTTCAGCGACTTGCCCATCTTGCCCGCCGAGTCCGTCGCCGACTTCATCGCGATCATCCGCGCAATCTGCTCACTCACCACCGCCTCGTTCAAACGCTGGAAAAGCGACGTCCGAACCGTCACAGGCAGCAACTCCGCCAGCAACGCCTCCGGCTCAGGCGAATACTCGTAAACCACACCCGAACCCTCGCCCGACGCTCCCTCATCCTCACCCGACACCTGCTTGATCGGCAGCAACTGAGCCACCTCCGGGTACTGACGCGACATCTTCTCGAACGCCATCGACACCACCGAAACCCGGTCGTACGCCCCCGACGCATACCGCTCCATGTAATCGTCCGCCAACGCCTCCACCGCCGCGTACTCAGGCGTGTCCCCGATCTCCGAATGGAACGCACCCACCTCGATGTGGTTGAACTTGCAATACACCTGACCCTTACGCCCGATCAGCTCCACGTCCACCGGACACGTCGCCGCACGCAGATACTGATGGGCCGCACGCAGCACGTTACCGTTGTAACCCCCGCAAAGACCACGGTTTGAGGTCACGATCAGCAGGAGCTCACGCCTGGGCGACACCGCCGGCTCCGACAGCAGCGGATCGGTGATCTCACCCGATCCCGCCACGCTCGCCGCCAGCCGGCCCACCATCGACTCGATGCCGGCCGAATATGCCTTCGCCTCCGTCGCCCGACGCTGCATCGCCTGAAACCGCGCCGTCGCGATCATCTGCATCGTCTTCGTGATCCGCTGGATGTTGCGGACCGCCTTCATACGCGTCTTCAATTCCCGACTGTTACTCGCCATAACCCAAAGCATAACCCAACCCCACCCACAACCTCAAAACCCGCACCCCCGCTCTCAAACCCGGTTGGCTGCGACCAGACCGAGCCTGCGAAGGTCTGCCCACAGAATCGCCGCCACTCACGCCCCCCCACGCGAGCCCAAAGCGCGAACCTTCCTGACCCTGCGCCCCTTCATCCCGATCCGCGATGAAGGCCCCAAACCCTGAGCGACGCCCTAGGCCGAATGTTTCAACGAAAATTGATTGATGACCCTGCACGACGCCAAAAACAAGATCAAATCCTGTCCTCAACATTACAATGGTCTGCGTCCCCAGACCGCCTCGAGCAACCTGCCCCGTGGAGTTCGCTGGTTGAATCACCCGGCCGATTGATGGCCGAGGCTAGCATCGAGACTGGTATGAAGATGGGGAGAGGCGCAGATGCTGGCCTCGGTCATTATGAATGGTTCAGGATCCGGGAGGAGGCACATCTTGCCTAATAGCTCCGTCTTCCGTGTTACTAATAATAGCTCTGGTTCCGTCCTGAGATTTTATGAGTATCCCTTCACTATCAGATTCTGCAATCATGAGTAGACGGAGCATGCCGGACAAGTCTGTCATGGATATCATTGACATGCCACCCTGCTGGCTACTTGATTCTATTGCTATCATTTCTGTGTCGCCTGCCACCAACATGATTCCAGCCACATCACTTAATAGTTGCGATTCGTCGCTATTATCGTCGCCGTATATAATTACACGTGGATTTCCTTGCCTGTCTACCACGATAATCTCATTAGTTACAATTTTAGACATCATGCCGTTAGCGATCTCGTCACAGTACCCGACGAGTCCA
Coding sequences within:
- the atpE gene encoding ATP synthase F0 subunit C, producing the protein MLESIYMLAQEGGSLTGMGIGLGFGLTVLGAGLGIGRIGGSAVEGIARQPEASGTIGTNMIIAAALVEGLGVISMGLLAFVVLGN
- the atpF gene encoding F0F1 ATP synthase subunit B, whose product is MFRTLVVATMPLLMSASLFAAEKAGEHGDGHGSPGVTDFDPMTYVWQLILFGVLFAVLYFFVWPHVLGGLQAREEKMRGDLKQAEDAAREATAKAEELEVRLREAHQEAQKLIDEARGEAQRAAASVKAAADAEIARTKERAESDIRVAKEQAVAELYEQTAVLATQVAGRILQREISVEDQRQLIDESLGQLKQQAERN
- a CDS encoding AtpZ/AtpI family protein, which gives rise to MAEEDRRRLWALAGSGLEFGLAAVVLAGVGFWLDGHWGTRPLWSMTGLVVGVMGGLYLLVKKAIALNQEAERDRRHGEGGGGDG
- the atpA gene encoding F0F1 ATP synthase subunit alpha, giving the protein MKINTDEITSVIKQEVERYASELEVSQVGQVIEVGDGIARIYGLSQVQAAEMLEFELGDGTKVRGQAMNLEQDIVGAVIFGDYLKIKEGMTVRSTGQLLSVPVGPGLLGRVVNGLGEPIDGKGPLQNVEMRKVDIIAPGIAARQPVTQPLQFGVKSVDAMIPVGRGQRELIIGDRKTGKTALALDAILNQKETHGENSADGPVYCVYVAVGQKESTVAGVVETLRQHGALDYSVVVAASASDPAPMQYIAPYAGCAMGEYFMWKGDHALCVYDDLSKQATAYRQLSLLLRRPPGREAYPGDVFYLHSRLLERATKLSDENGGGSLTALPIIETQEGDVSAYIPTNVISITDGQIYLEPDLFFAGVRPAVNVGISVSRVGGNAQIKAMKEVAGSLRLDLAAYRELEAFAQLGTDLDKATQRQLDRGARMVELLKQPQYVPMDAYDQIIQIFAGTKGYLDSLTDAQVQDFAKDLVDYFRGAGKSLRDRLVEERTFKKGLGEELSQAIETFKSGWQPKG
- the atpH gene encoding ATP synthase F1 subunit delta, producing the protein MPQPVEDTVVHAGARVYARALLDLADHQGALDEVVLELRPLLELIDADVSGFRRVLDSQLLGMREREQILERVFRGRVHDLIYRFVQVVNRKGRLADLREMFVAALTIHRERRGIEQVTVTLAFEPDDAMRSDLERKLSESLGCGVSLAVEVDPSLLGGMVTRIGDRQIDASVASRLRRMNYQMMDAGRARAREAVAEAG
- the atpG gene encoding ATP synthase F1 subunit gamma — translated: MASNSRELKTRMKAVRNIQRITKTMQMIATARFQAMQRRATEAKAYSAGIESMVGRLAASVAGSGEITDPLLSEPAVSPRRELLLIVTSNRGLCGGYNGNVLRAAHQYLRAATCPVDVELIGRKGQVYCKFNHIEVGAFHSEIGDTPEYAAVEALADDYMERYASGAYDRVSVVSMAFEKMSRQYPEVAQLLPIKQVSGEDEGASGEGSGVVYEYSPEPEALLAELLPVTVRTSLFQRLNEAVVSEQIARMIAMKSATDSAGKMGKSLKRLYNRARQTQITTELNEIISGAAALN